The following are encoded together in the Budorcas taxicolor isolate Tak-1 chromosome 4, Takin1.1, whole genome shotgun sequence genome:
- the TMEM229A gene encoding transmembrane protein 229A has translation MAGSDANDEGPARRGGAARRPGAPGGRGSEAAASCPEPLSTAEAPAEGAALPAWMRLYFYGMHGVTLDVLLSAAHRFARRPDLRMLGFSSPYRCLLHSLTHLALEKVYLQQQRCPSAFVFNFLLYPSAHVGLQTLAGALLCPVGGPGGAAAPGALDLALQYVLALYHCQVFLKRFLHLRYQRRQQLRGAPPAPAGFRAPATAGGRRRRPRGRRGAGGAPNQGLPDLLRFLFFGMHGFLDEIFFTFFFNLLGPGDGTSSGHTSLWSFFMYGSCSFVVEKLYFHLHYSRGWGTWKRVPFYVIFVYAWELSWGLGLRTWGACSWDYSHYPLNFMGLITLMYLPGWIFLSVYQDLLSNVLWRVQYVPTN, from the coding sequence ATGGCCGGCAGCGACGCGAACGACGAGGGTCCCGCGCGGAGGGGCGGCGCGGCGAGGCGCCCGGGGGCCCCAGGAGGGCGGGGAAGCGAGGCTGCCGCCAGCTGCCCGGAGCCGCTGTCCACTGCTGAAGCGCCGGCCGAGGGCGCCGCGCTGCCCGCTTGGATGCGCCTCTACTTCTACGGGATGCACGGGGTCACCCTGGACGTGCTCCTGTCCGCGGCGCACCGCTTCGCTCGCCGCCCGGACCTCCGGATGCTGGGCTTCTCCTCGCCCTACCGCTGCCTCCTGCACTCGCTCACCCACCTGGCGCTGGAGAAAGTCTACCTGCAGCAGCAGCGCTGCCCCAGCGCCTTCGTCTTCAATTTCCTCCTCTACCCCTCGGCCCACGTGGGGTTGCAGACCCTGGCGGGCGCGCTGCTCTGCCCGGTCGGCGGGCCGGGGGGCGCAGCGGCGCCGGGGGCGCTGGACTTGGCCCTGCAGTACGTGCTGGCGCTCTACCACTGCCAAGTGTTCCTGAAGCGCTTCCTGCACTTGAGGTACCAGCGGCGGCAACAGCTGCGgggcgcgccccccgcccctgcGGGCTTCCGGGCGCCAGCGACAGCCGGTGGTCGGCGGCGGCGACCTCGCGGTCGCAGAGGCGCGGGGGGAGCCCCCAACCAGGGGCTGCCGGACCTGCTCCGCTTCCTTTTCTTCGGAATGCACGGTTTTTTGGATGAGATCTTCTTCACCTTCTTCTTTAACCTGCTGGGGCCCGGGGACGGGACGAGCAGCGGCCACACGTCGCTCTGGTCCTTCTTTATGTACGGCAGCTGCAGTTTTGTGGTGGAAAAGCTCTATTTCCACCTCCACTACAGTCGGGGCTGGGGCACCTGGAAGCGAGTACCCTTCTACGTGATCTTCGTCTACGCGTGGGAGTTGTCCTGGGGCCTGGGACTCCGCACTTGGGGCGCCTGTTCTTGGGACTATTCTCACTATCCGCTCAATTTCATGGGCCTTATCACGCTGATGTATTTACCTGGTTGGATATTCCTTAGTGTGTACCAGGACCTACTTTCCAATGTGTTGTGGCGGGTGCAATACGTACCAACTAACTAA